In Candidatus Anstonellales archaeon, one DNA window encodes the following:
- a CDS encoding nitroreductase family protein, with translation MLILNRDDSERERDMDVKEAILGRRSIRAYLNKKIDRKIIDELVDAMRFAPSSGNLESRNFYFVTNEALRKKIALCCGEMQEEFISSAPLIVVACADRRIEKKYGKRGVELYSIMDVAASVENLHIRAYSLGLGTVWVGAFDEEEVREVLSIPPHLRPITIVPVGYPAEKPEVPPKKVLDEVFTFLE, from the coding sequence ATGCTAATCTTAAACAGAGATGACTCCGAGAGGGAAAGGGATATGGATGTAAAAGAAGCAATTTTGGGAAGGCGGTCCATAAGAGCATATTTGAATAAAAAAATAGATAGGAAGATAATAGATGAACTTGTAGATGCAATGAGATTTGCACCTTCAAGCGGTAATCTGGAAAGCCGGAATTTTTATTTTGTCACGAATGAAGCCCTAAGAAAAAAAATTGCTTTATGCTGTGGGGAAATGCAGGAGGAGTTTATATCATCTGCCCCTCTTATCGTCGTTGCATGCGCTGACAGGCGGATAGAGAAAAAATACGGAAAAAGAGGAGTAGAACTATATTCTATAATGGATGTTGCAGCATCTGTGGAGAATCTTCATATAAGAGCTTACTCTCTTGGTCTTGGGACCGTTTGGGTTGGAGCATTTGATGAGGAAGAGGTTCGTGAGGTTTTGAGTATTCCTCCTCATCTTCGTCCAATAACTATTGTGCCAGTGGGCTACCCTGCGGAAAAACCGGAAGTTCCGCCAAAAAAGGTATTAGACGAAGTCTTTACTTTTTTGGAATGA
- a CDS encoding transketolase family protein, which yields MELNQGMHLLDPLSPDLIHESTREGFGKALLELGNINKNVVVLTADLAESVRAHYFAKKYPERFFQCGVAEQNMACVSSGLAYEGKIPFMTSFGIFSPGRNWEQIRTAICYGEANVKIVSSHTGVTVGEDGATHQALEDIAIMRSLPKMRIFVPCDYEQTKKAVFEAAKIEGPVYIRCGREKMPVFTTEKTPFEPGKISVYKDGDDVTIFACGSMVHESLLAADILEREGISAAVLNVYDLVEIDQSCIEKYAKKCSLFVTVEEHQIKGGLGSAICEVASEIQPVRVKRIGMRMEFGETGRGLELLKHFGLCFENIVRTVKEELKRK from the coding sequence ATGGAGTTAAACCAAGGAATGCACCTCCTCGATCCGCTTTCACCCGACTTAATCCACGAATCAACACGTGAGGGTTTTGGGAAGGCTCTCCTTGAACTTGGTAATATAAATAAGAATGTTGTTGTGCTTACTGCTGATTTGGCAGAATCTGTGAGGGCCCACTATTTTGCAAAAAAGTATCCTGAAAGATTTTTTCAGTGTGGAGTTGCGGAACAAAATATGGCATGTGTCTCTAGCGGACTTGCATATGAGGGAAAAATACCGTTTATGACTTCTTTTGGCATATTCTCCCCTGGAAGAAATTGGGAGCAGATTAGAACTGCTATCTGTTATGGTGAGGCAAACGTAAAAATAGTCTCATCACATACGGGAGTAACGGTTGGGGAGGATGGTGCGACTCACCAAGCGCTAGAGGACATTGCCATTATGCGGAGCCTGCCAAAAATGAGGATATTTGTCCCTTGTGATTACGAGCAAACTAAAAAAGCTGTCTTTGAAGCCGCAAAAATTGAAGGTCCTGTATATATAAGATGCGGGCGGGAGAAAATGCCTGTTTTTACAACAGAAAAAACCCCATTTGAACCTGGAAAGATTTCGGTTTACAAGGATGGGGATGATGTTACTATTTTTGCGTGCGGTTCAATGGTACATGAAAGTCTACTAGCCGCAGATATTCTTGAGAGAGAAGGTATAAGCGCAGCTGTTCTCAATGTATATGATTTGGTTGAAATCGACCAAAGCTGCATAGAAAAATATGCAAAAAAATGTTCTCTATTTGTTACTGTTGAAGAACACCAAATAAAGGGAGGACTTGGAAGCGCCATATGCGAAGTGGCCTCTGAAATTCAGCCTGTAAGAGTTAAAAGAATAGGGATGAGGATGGAATTTGGAGAGACAGGAAGAGGACTGGAGCTGTTAAAACACTTTGGACTCTGCTTTGAAAACATCGTCAGAACCGTCAAGGAAGAGCTTAAGCGGAAATAA
- a CDS encoding transketolase: protein MVRRQRVDSDKELKLIANTIRQDVVKMVGMAKSGHVAGALGLAEIFSVLFFSEMNFDVKNPRWEERDRFVLSNGHVCAAYYSAMAHAGYFPINELDRFRQLGSPLQGHPSRKYLAFIENSSGPLGEGLGVSCGIALAMRLDGRNARVYCITSDGEHQEGSTWEAVLFAAKYGLDNLTVIMDRNYIQIDGNTEEIMPLEPIEEKYRAFNWNVISIDGNNIVEIKDALANAKKTGGKPTMIIARTVPGKGVSFMERNHRWHGTPPKEDETKRAIAELEAERRRIEME from the coding sequence ATGGTTAGGAGGCAACGGGTTGATTCTGACAAAGAGCTTAAACTGATTGCCAATACAATAAGACAAGATGTAGTCAAGATGGTAGGGATGGCTAAATCTGGACATGTAGCTGGAGCGTTGGGGCTTGCAGAAATATTTTCTGTCCTATTCTTTTCAGAAATGAATTTCGACGTCAAAAACCCTCGGTGGGAGGAGAGGGATAGATTTGTATTGTCGAATGGTCATGTCTGCGCGGCTTACTATTCTGCAATGGCACATGCAGGATATTTTCCTATAAATGAACTTGATAGGTTTAGGCAACTTGGCTCGCCACTACAAGGCCACCCTTCAAGAAAGTATCTTGCATTCATAGAGAACTCCTCAGGCCCTTTGGGAGAGGGACTTGGGGTCTCATGTGGAATTGCACTTGCGATGAGGCTGGATGGGAGGAATGCGAGAGTTTATTGCATAACATCTGATGGTGAACATCAGGAAGGAAGCACATGGGAGGCTGTGCTGTTTGCAGCAAAATATGGACTAGATAACCTAACGGTTATAATGGATAGAAACTACATACAAATAGATGGCAACACTGAAGAGATAATGCCTCTTGAGCCAATTGAAGAGAAGTATAGAGCATTCAATTGGAACGTAATTTCGATTGATGGGAACAACATTGTAGAGATAAAGGATGCTCTTGCCAACGCAAAAAAGACGGGAGGAAAACCCACGATGATAATTGCAAGAACGGTTCCAGGAAAGGGGGTATCCTTTATGGAGAGAAATCATAGATGGCACGGCACTCCGCCAAAGGAGGACGAGACAAAAAGAGCCATCGCAGAACTGGAAGCGGAAAGAAGAAGAATTGAGATGGAGTAG
- a CDS encoding ribulose-phosphate 3-epimerase, protein MVEIVPAILSKTQEDFERKAREVAGLVNRVQVDLMDGEFVPNKTLQPEELPPTPPGSEVEYHLMVKDPEGYIKRIGKKHATYIFHYESCGEQSGKLAHKIRAMGSGVGIAISPDTPAERIKDLVDYSVIDTVLVMTVYPGFSGQKYIKAVEAKIRKIRWWNPGIRIEVDGGVNEKTAPGAIRAGANALAVASAIFESQNIRKAIESLSHL, encoded by the coding sequence ATGGTTGAAATAGTTCCTGCTATTCTTTCCAAAACACAAGAAGATTTCGAAAGAAAGGCAAGAGAAGTTGCTGGGCTTGTAAATCGTGTTCAAGTTGATTTGATGGACGGAGAATTCGTGCCAAATAAAACACTTCAGCCGGAAGAATTGCCTCCAACACCTCCCGGCTCCGAGGTAGAATACCACTTGATGGTAAAGGATCCTGAGGGTTACATAAAAAGAATAGGAAAAAAGCACGCAACTTACATATTTCATTACGAATCCTGCGGAGAACAGTCAGGCAAGTTGGCACATAAAATAAGAGCAATGGGCTCGGGGGTTGGGATTGCCATCTCCCCAGATACTCCAGCAGAGAGAATCAAGGATTTGGTAGACTACAGCGTAATTGATACTGTCCTTGTGATGACAGTTTACCCAGGCTTTTCGGGGCAAAAATACATAAAGGCAGTCGAAGCCAAAATCAGAAAAATAAGATGGTGGAATCCAGGTATAAGAATTGAAGTGGATGGCGGTGTAAATGAAAAGACTGCTCCGGGCGCAATAAGAGCAGGTGCAAATGCACTTGCCGTTGCAAGTGCAATCTTTGAAAGTCAAAATATTAGAAAGGCAATTGAAAGTTTAAGCCATTTATAA
- a CDS encoding cob(I)yrinic acid a,c-diamide adenosyltransferase: MPIYTKGGDGGKTRLLSGELVQKFNPRIEAYGSVDELSSFIGVARSINKDKYLDALLKRIQSDLFIVCSELASTKEILSKEPNKRIKIEASHIHEIEKEIDKLEAELPRISSFLYPSGTTLAAIFHVSRSVCRRSERSVCNLMEKEPLNMNVQIYLNRLSDLLFLLARKSNKDRGEDEELWKI; this comes from the coding sequence GTGCCCATTTATACTAAGGGAGGCGATGGGGGTAAAACGCGCCTATTATCCGGCGAGCTAGTTCAAAAGTTTAACCCCAGAATAGAAGCCTATGGCTCTGTAGATGAGCTAAGCTCATTCATAGGTGTTGCAAGAAGCATAAATAAGGATAAGTACCTTGACGCTCTTCTCAAAAGGATTCAATCAGACCTCTTTATTGTTTGTTCAGAGCTTGCAAGTACAAAGGAGATTTTAAGTAAAGAGCCAAACAAACGTATTAAAATCGAGGCTTCTCACATACACGAAATTGAGAAGGAAATAGATAAATTAGAAGCAGAGCTTCCGCGGATTTCAAGTTTTTTGTATCCCAGCGGAACAACTTTGGCAGCCATTTTTCACGTTTCTAGATCGGTTTGCCGAAGGTCAGAAAGAAGTGTTTGTAATCTAATGGAAAAGGAACCTCTAAACATGAACGTCCAAATATACTTAAACCGCTTATCCGACCTTCTTTTCTTGCTTGCAAGAAAATCAAACAAAGATAGAGGAGAAGATGAGGAACTATGGAAGATATAG
- a CDS encoding deaminase encodes MIIGLTGENCAGKGTVAEYLTKRSFYYYSLSDAIREDLAKNGMSITRENLIKRGNELRDKYGPGILAERIMQKIELNPDKNFVVDSFRNPAEVEVFRKRKDFVLVYVTASQRVRFERMRKRGREGDPNTFDAFLKIEEEEAKNEEKTKQNTHATYQMADKKIENELDFKNLYMLIDGLLATLSKDFVPDRPSWDEYFMSIAKIVASRSNCIKRKVAAVIVKDKRIISTGYNGTPRGCINCNEGGCKRCNSFEESGKNLSECVCAHAEENAISQAAYHGISVARSTIYVTYSPCLMCARMIINSGIREVVYNADYPMTNETSELFKQAGVLMRQYKLD; translated from the coding sequence ATGATTATAGGATTAACAGGAGAAAATTGTGCAGGAAAAGGAACTGTTGCAGAATATCTCACGAAAAGGAGCTTTTATTATTACTCTTTGTCAGACGCCATTCGGGAGGATTTAGCAAAAAACGGAATGAGTATTACGAGAGAAAACTTGATTAAACGCGGAAATGAATTGCGAGATAAGTATGGTCCGGGGATACTTGCAGAGAGGATTATGCAAAAAATAGAACTCAACCCTGACAAAAACTTTGTGGTAGATTCGTTTAGAAATCCGGCAGAAGTGGAGGTTTTTAGAAAAAGAAAGGATTTTGTATTAGTATATGTTACTGCAAGTCAACGTGTTAGGTTTGAAAGGATGAGAAAAAGGGGTAGGGAGGGTGATCCAAATACCTTTGACGCTTTTTTGAAAATCGAGGAAGAAGAAGCAAAGAATGAAGAAAAAACAAAACAGAATACCCATGCTACCTATCAGATGGCTGACAAAAAGATCGAAAACGAACTTGATTTTAAAAATCTTTATATGTTGATAGATGGACTCTTAGCAACTCTTTCAAAGGATTTTGTTCCTGACAGACCTTCCTGGGACGAATATTTTATGAGCATAGCAAAAATAGTCGCTTCTCGAAGTAATTGTATAAAGCGAAAAGTTGCAGCAGTTATAGTAAAGGACAAACGCATTATTTCTACCGGGTATAATGGGACGCCGCGCGGATGTATAAACTGTAACGAGGGCGGATGCAAGAGGTGCAACTCTTTTGAAGAGAGCGGTAAGAATCTCTCAGAATGTGTTTGCGCCCATGCAGAAGAAAACGCGATTTCTCAGGCAGCATATCACGGAATTTCTGTTGCTCGCTCAACCATCTACGTAACTTACTCTCCATGTCTCATGTGTGCAAGAATGATTATAAACTCTGGGATTAGAGAGGTAGTTTATAATGCAGATTACCCAATGACAAATGAAACCTCCGAGTTATTCAAACAGGCAGGAGTTTTGATGAGGCAGTATAAGCTGGATTAA
- a CDS encoding thioredoxin family protein, translating to MYFTSQYETVKVEKPLFEVHFFYSPTCPHCSAQKPFNEELMKRYPQVQWVYHDVEIEREATIYLETVERLKIPRIGTPTTVIGDCYSVGWESRETTGAYIEQCIKQKLENRSSTRFEEVYERGAAAERSYEIEAPLIGKIDLKRYSLPMLAVILGLIDGFNPCAMWVLVYLIGVVATLNEPKKSWLIVGTFLLASGVLYFLFMTAWLNFFLILGYVRLITVIVGVVAVGGGILSIKEYVEVGGRVTCKVDDPSEKKEKAGIIETIASSPLSTATIIAIVGLAFTVNSIEFICSSAIPAVFTQILALSNLSFLEYYGYILLYDIFYMLDDLIIFSLATFAISKIYIGEKYAGYCKIIGGLLLLILGLVLLFAPQLLR from the coding sequence GTGTATTTTACCAGCCAGTACGAGACAGTAAAAGTAGAAAAGCCATTGTTTGAAGTTCACTTTTTCTATTCTCCAACCTGTCCGCATTGTTCTGCTCAAAAACCATTCAACGAGGAGCTTATGAAGAGATATCCACAAGTCCAGTGGGTATACCACGACGTTGAAATTGAAAGAGAAGCAACCATTTATCTCGAAACGGTTGAGAGATTAAAGATTCCCCGAATTGGCACTCCAACAACAGTAATAGGAGACTGCTATTCTGTTGGATGGGAGTCCAGAGAAACGACTGGGGCGTATATTGAACAGTGCATAAAGCAAAAACTTGAAAATAGGAGTTCTACCAGATTTGAGGAGGTATATGAAAGAGGGGCTGCGGCTGAAAGGTCCTATGAAATAGAAGCTCCTCTCATTGGAAAAATAGATTTAAAGCGCTATTCGCTTCCCATGCTTGCAGTAATCCTTGGATTAATAGATGGTTTTAATCCTTGTGCAATGTGGGTTTTAGTGTATTTAATTGGAGTCGTTGCAACATTAAACGAACCAAAAAAAAGTTGGCTTATAGTGGGGACTTTTTTACTTGCATCTGGAGTACTCTATTTTCTTTTTATGACCGCTTGGCTTAACTTCTTTCTTATTTTAGGTTATGTACGGTTAATTACTGTAATTGTTGGAGTAGTTGCAGTAGGCGGGGGGATATTAAGTATTAAGGAGTATGTTGAGGTTGGGGGGCGAGTTACTTGCAAAGTAGATGACCCCTCTGAAAAAAAAGAAAAAGCTGGCATCATCGAGACTATAGCGTCATCTCCGCTTAGTACCGCTACAATTATTGCAATAGTTGGTTTAGCCTTTACGGTAAATTCAATTGAATTTATCTGCTCATCTGCAATTCCTGCTGTTTTTACCCAGATACTCGCTCTTTCTAACTTGTCATTTTTAGAATACTACGGATACATTCTCCTCTATGACATTTTCTATATGTTGGATGATCTAATTATCTTCTCTTTAGCTACTTTTGCAATCTCAAAGATTTATATCGGTGAAAAGTATGCAGGCTATTGTAAGATAATCGGCGGCTTATTGTTGCTTATTCTCGGACTTGTCCTCCTCTTTGCTCCTCAGCTTCTGAGATAG
- a CDS encoding inositol monophosphatase yields the protein MRFEQFITDTLKRAGVIANRYCRKKLSVSYKSVQEVVTRADYESERIIAGMIKKSFPTHSIWSEEKIRIKRKSEYCWYIDPIDGTNNYFRSIPIWGISLALYKGAVPVAGGMLFPLENELYYAEANKGAYLNGKKLHVSKIRTLKDAVFVLDDISHLDAVKSSNESLSSFSKNFFQLRIFGAACYTYALLAKGAIDACFHQNLKPGDFAAGKLLVKEAGGLVEEVRREEIGMNKKTTILASNRKLHDKIRKFLLKKEETNFINKKT from the coding sequence ATGAGATTTGAACAATTTATAACTGATACTCTAAAAAGAGCAGGTGTAATAGCAAACAGATATTGTAGAAAGAAGTTGTCGGTTTCTTATAAGAGTGTCCAGGAAGTCGTAACGCGGGCTGATTATGAGTCAGAAAGAATAATTGCCGGGATGATAAAAAAGAGCTTTCCTACTCACTCGATTTGGAGCGAGGAAAAAATTAGAATAAAGAGAAAGTCAGAATACTGCTGGTATATAGACCCAATTGACGGTACTAACAATTATTTTAGAAGCATACCAATTTGGGGTATTTCACTCGCGTTATATAAAGGGGCCGTACCTGTTGCAGGAGGAATGCTTTTTCCTCTGGAAAATGAACTTTATTATGCAGAAGCGAACAAGGGAGCATATCTCAATGGTAAAAAATTGCATGTTTCGAAAATAAGAACGCTAAAAGATGCAGTTTTTGTTCTTGATGACATTTCACACCTAGACGCCGTTAAAAGCTCTAATGAAAGCCTTTCTTCGTTTTCAAAAAACTTTTTTCAACTTCGAATATTTGGAGCTGCCTGTTATACGTATGCGCTTTTAGCCAAGGGAGCTATAGATGCATGCTTTCATCAAAACTTAAAACCCGGAGACTTTGCTGCAGGAAAATTGCTTGTGAAAGAGGCTGGAGGATTAGTAGAAGAGGTTAGGCGTGAAGAGATTGGTATGAATAAAAAAACAACAATTCTTGCAAGCAACAGGAAGCTTCATGACAAAATTAGAAAATTTTTACTCAAAAAAGAAGAAACAAACTTTATAAATAAAAAGACGTAA
- a CDS encoding winged helix-turn-helix transcriptional regulator, translating to MENKIRIDVGKKRFYIDNVLSINSELVTLCRGIRLLSERDTGATAAKLMRYIMEIGPSKEIGCSELSRISGLNRITCIHHMKRLESAGIVKKKDSKYRLLFNSYEEIVEQLREKMLDEMEEFLKIARELDFHIKSKRKENFRTSSSRSSEKWVKIEVQ from the coding sequence ATGGAAAATAAAATAAGGATTGATGTAGGAAAAAAGCGTTTCTACATAGATAATGTTCTATCTATAAATAGCGAGCTAGTAACTTTATGTAGAGGTATAAGACTGCTTTCAGAGAGAGATACGGGAGCTACTGCTGCCAAACTTATGCGTTATATAATGGAAATAGGCCCAAGTAAGGAAATCGGTTGTTCTGAGCTTTCAAGAATCTCAGGACTTAATCGTATTACATGTATACACCATATGAAAAGATTAGAAAGCGCCGGCATAGTCAAAAAAAAGGATTCAAAATATCGCCTTCTATTCAATAGCTACGAGGAAATTGTAGAACAACTGAGAGAAAAAATGCTTGATGAAATGGAAGAATTTCTAAAAATTGCTCGTGAGCTTGACTTTCACATTAAATCAAAGAGAAAGGAGAATTTTCGGACTTCATCATCAAGAAGCTCAGAGAAATGGGTTAAAATTGAGGTCCAATAA
- a CDS encoding nucleotide exchange factor GrpE has product MVSETEINQVPEKKGEQKSEEESGRDEPALEKPSPIDELKDKYLRLAAEFDNYKKRMEKEKTELLRRGEEKMILSLLPVLDDLEAAVDSVEDEQAKKGILLIKEKIFSLMEREGLEKINTDGTFDESIHEAVLLEKGNEDGRIIRVISPGYKFKGKVIRYAKVVVSKK; this is encoded by the coding sequence ATGGTATCAGAAACCGAGATAAACCAAGTCCCTGAAAAAAAGGGAGAACAGAAATCCGAAGAAGAAAGCGGAAGAGATGAACCAGCTTTAGAGAAACCAAGTCCCATTGATGAATTAAAAGATAAATATTTGCGACTAGCAGCTGAGTTTGACAACTATAAAAAAAGGATGGAAAAGGAAAAGACGGAGCTTTTGCGTAGAGGTGAAGAAAAGATGATTCTGTCCCTCTTACCGGTGTTAGACGATTTAGAGGCCGCTGTAGACTCTGTCGAGGACGAACAAGCAAAGAAGGGTATACTCCTAATAAAAGAGAAAATCTTTTCTTTGATGGAACGAGAAGGACTAGAGAAGATCAACACTGATGGAACTTTTGATGAATCAATCCACGAAGCAGTACTTTTGGAAAAAGGCAATGAAGATGGAAGAATAATTCGTGTTATCTCTCCTGGTTACAAGTTCAAAGGTAAGGTAATCAGATATGCGAAGGTTGTAGTCAGCAAAAAGTAA
- the dnaK gene encoding molecular chaperone DnaK has product MVSEKIIGIDLGTSNSAAAVLEGGKPTIIPSAEGTTQYGKSFPSYVAFTKDGKRLVGEPARRQAVTNPEGTIYAAKRKMGTDYKYKIFGKEYTPQEISAFILQKIKQDAESFLGTKVEKAVITVPAYFDDNQRQATKDAGRIAGLDVVRIINEPTAASLAYGLDKGDREEKILVFDLGGGTLDVTIMEFGNKVFEVKATSGDTQLGGTDMDNAIVDYLVSEFRRQTGVDLASDKQALARLREAAEKAKIELSSVYESTINLPFLSANASGPLHFTYTLTRAKLEELVYPIIERCRKPVERALADAKMNSSDITKVILVGGPTRMPIVQEFVKKVVGRMPERGVDPMECVAIGAAIQGGVLAGEVKDLLLLDVTPLSLGIETLGGVFTKLIERNTTIPTRKSQIFTTAADNQTSVEIHVLQGERAMAKDNIELGRFSLIGIPPAPRGVPQIEVTFDIDVNGILHVSAKDLGTGKEQKIQITAPHKMSEEEIKKKMEEAEKYADVDKRLKEEAELKNDAEALLYTAEKTISEFKDKIKPEEGKKISEAIEDLKDALKSNNVERIKEKRENLSRELNKIGTKIYQEASAHRAESEKSEDRTENERKSKKEDERVVDADYEKVDDKKSG; this is encoded by the coding sequence ATGGTAAGTGAAAAAATTATCGGTATAGATTTAGGAACTTCAAATTCAGCTGCTGCTGTCCTTGAAGGAGGGAAACCTACAATTATTCCTTCTGCTGAAGGAACAACTCAATATGGAAAATCTTTTCCTTCCTATGTTGCATTTACAAAGGATGGAAAAAGGCTTGTAGGAGAACCGGCAAGAAGACAGGCAGTTACCAATCCTGAGGGCACTATTTATGCTGCAAAACGAAAGATGGGAACAGACTACAAATACAAAATATTCGGTAAAGAGTACACGCCGCAAGAAATATCGGCGTTCATCTTGCAAAAGATAAAACAAGATGCCGAGTCTTTTCTTGGAACGAAAGTAGAAAAGGCAGTAATTACAGTTCCAGCGTACTTTGACGACAATCAAAGGCAAGCCACAAAAGATGCGGGACGAATTGCTGGTTTGGACGTCGTCAGAATAATAAATGAACCTACTGCAGCTTCTTTGGCTTATGGATTAGACAAGGGTGATAGAGAAGAAAAAATCCTAGTTTTCGACTTGGGTGGGGGAACACTAGATGTCACTATAATGGAATTTGGAAACAAAGTTTTTGAAGTGAAAGCAACCTCAGGAGATACCCAACTTGGTGGAACAGATATGGACAATGCAATCGTAGATTATCTTGTTTCGGAATTTCGCAGGCAGACAGGAGTTGACTTAGCTTCCGATAAACAGGCGCTAGCTCGACTTCGCGAGGCAGCAGAAAAAGCAAAGATAGAGTTATCTTCTGTATACGAATCTACAATCAATCTACCATTCTTGAGTGCAAACGCTTCAGGCCCTCTACACTTTACATATACCTTAACACGAGCAAAACTAGAGGAACTTGTTTACCCAATAATAGAAAGATGCAGAAAACCCGTTGAACGTGCTTTAGCTGATGCAAAAATGAATAGTAGCGACATAACCAAAGTAATTTTGGTTGGTGGACCTACCAGAATGCCAATCGTCCAGGAATTTGTCAAAAAGGTTGTTGGTAGAATGCCCGAGCGAGGGGTCGATCCTATGGAGTGCGTTGCAATTGGAGCAGCAATCCAGGGCGGAGTTTTGGCAGGAGAAGTAAAAGACTTACTTTTGCTTGACGTTACTCCACTCTCACTCGGAATAGAGACTTTGGGAGGCGTGTTTACGAAACTTATTGAGCGAAATACCACTATTCCTACCAGAAAATCACAAATTTTTACAACTGCAGCAGATAATCAGACATCAGTGGAAATCCACGTTCTGCAAGGCGAGAGAGCAATGGCTAAGGATAATATTGAGCTTGGAAGATTCTCTCTCATTGGGATACCTCCCGCGCCGCGTGGCGTTCCACAAATTGAGGTTACCTTCGATATTGATGTAAACGGTATATTGCATGTAAGTGCAAAAGATTTGGGAACAGGAAAAGAACAAAAGATCCAGATTACAGCGCCGCATAAAATGAGTGAAGAAGAAATCAAGAAAAAAATGGAGGAAGCAGAAAAATATGCTGATGTAGACAAAAGATTAAAAGAGGAAGCAGAATTGAAGAATGACGCAGAAGCTCTTCTTTACACAGCAGAAAAGACAATATCTGAATTTAAGGACAAAATAAAACCGGAAGAAGGAAAGAAGATCAGTGAAGCTATTGAGGACTTAAAAGACGCCTTAAAGTCAAATAACGTTGAAAGGATAAAAGAAAAAAGAGAGAATCTTTCAAGGGAACTTAATAAAATAGGGACAAAAATATATCAAGAAGCATCAGCACACCGGGCGGAATCTGAAAAAAGTGAAGACAGAACAGAAAATGAGAGAAAAAGCAAAAAAGAAGATGAAAGGGTTGTTGATGCGGATTACGAAAAAGTTGATGATAAAAAAAGTGGTTGA
- the dnaJ gene encoding molecular chaperone DnaJ, whose product MSSVKRDYYEVLGIPKNASKEDIKKAYRKLALEYHPDRNKSPDAEEKFKEISEAYAVLSDDHKRAVYDQYGHAGFDQRFSQEDIFRGVDFEEIFREFGFGRGFDDIFSSFFGSQGRKRRADIGADLQYDLEITLEEAAQGVKKKISFSRSTLCSYCEGSGARTKRDILDCSSCGGKGYVQSFRQIGPFGNIVTTTTCQRCRGEGREVTFPCQKCNGRGTLKKDEDLEVSIPKGIESGTHLRLSRLGEFGKDGYGDLYITVYIKEHPLFKREGKDLYMDIPISFAQAGLGDIIQVPTIGGGKMKLKIPPGTQTHTFFRIKGEGMPELKGNRRGDLYVRVVVQTPTNLTSEEKEALRKLGRVEPKKNFFEAIFG is encoded by the coding sequence ATGTCATCTGTCAAGCGCGACTATTACGAGGTTTTGGGTATTCCCAAAAATGCCTCAAAAGAGGATATAAAAAAAGCCTACAGGAAACTTGCACTTGAATATCATCCAGATAGGAATAAGTCGCCTGATGCTGAAGAAAAGTTTAAGGAGATATCGGAAGCATATGCCGTATTATCTGATGACCACAAGAGAGCGGTATACGACCAGTATGGCCATGCTGGCTTTGACCAGCGTTTCTCACAGGAGGACATATTTAGAGGAGTTGATTTTGAGGAGATATTTAGAGAGTTTGGATTTGGGAGAGGGTTTGACGACATTTTCTCCTCCTTTTTTGGAAGTCAAGGGAGAAAAAGAAGAGCGGATATCGGCGCTGATTTACAATACGACCTAGAAATAACGCTGGAGGAAGCAGCACAGGGTGTTAAGAAAAAGATATCATTTTCCAGGTCAACCCTCTGTTCTTACTGTGAGGGCAGCGGTGCGAGAACAAAAAGGGATATTCTAGATTGCAGCTCCTGTGGTGGGAAGGGCTATGTACAAAGCTTTAGGCAGATTGGTCCTTTTGGAAATATTGTAACCACAACAACTTGTCAAAGATGCAGAGGTGAAGGAAGGGAAGTAACCTTTCCGTGCCAAAAATGCAACGGGAGAGGTACTCTGAAAAAAGATGAAGATCTGGAAGTATCAATTCCTAAGGGAATCGAAAGTGGGACACACCTTCGGCTGAGTAGGTTAGGCGAATTTGGAAAGGATGGGTATGGTGATCTCTACATTACGGTCTATATAAAAGAGCATCCACTATTTAAGCGAGAAGGGAAGGACCTATATATGGATATACCAATCTCTTTCGCTCAGGCAGGACTGGGTGATATTATCCAAGTCCCGACGATCGGAGGCGGGAAGATGAAACTAAAAATCCCTCCGGGGACTCAGACCCATACTTTCTTTAGAATTAAAGGTGAAGGCATGCCTGAGTTAAAAGGAAACAGAAGAGGGGACTTATACGTAAGAGTTGTAGTCCAAACACCAACAAATCTAACTTCTGAAGAAAAGGAAGCTTTAAGAAAACTTGGAAGAGTGGAACCAAAGAAGAATTTCTTTGAAGCCATTTTTGGTTGA